The Deinococcus wulumuqiensis R12 genome has a window encoding:
- a CDS encoding CoxG family protein yields MSYPVTMQMQFSGQEQVQAPPAVVWAFVQDPQRVAACLPGVQDVQVVGPGELEVTVPLQAGLLRGHLKARVQIVPDEAAGQVQVRIQGGGLGSTLAVSAGANVVDTGDGQTRLDWQGAAELGGPLAKLGGKAMEPRVQGLISRTFRNMSAQIASGGRLA; encoded by the coding sequence ATGTCTTACCCTGTGACCATGCAGATGCAGTTTTCCGGCCAGGAGCAGGTGCAGGCGCCGCCCGCCGTCGTGTGGGCCTTCGTGCAGGACCCGCAGCGCGTGGCCGCCTGTCTGCCGGGCGTGCAGGACGTTCAGGTGGTCGGCCCCGGCGAACTGGAAGTGACGGTGCCGTTGCAGGCCGGGCTGCTGCGCGGGCACCTGAAGGCGCGGGTGCAGATCGTGCCCGACGAGGCGGCGGGGCAGGTGCAGGTCCGCATTCAGGGCGGCGGGCTGGGCAGCACCCTGGCGGTCAGCGCCGGAGCGAATGTGGTGGACACCGGCGACGGTCAGACCCGGCTCGACTGGCAGGGCGCGGCTGAACTCGGCGGCCCGCTCGCCAAGCTGGGCGGCAAGGCGATGGAGCCGCGTGTGCAGGGCCTGATTTCCCGGACCTTTCGCAACATGAGCGCCCAGATCGCCTCGGGCGGGCGCCTGGCCTGA
- a CDS encoding winged helix-turn-helix domain-containing protein, whose product MSQVVVIEDEGTVRDVLRFHLERAGLRVSAYASTQAAEEAGALAGADALVLDWMLPGESGLGFLRRLRTDSDLRRLPVLMLTARAAEAERVEGLETGADDYLTKPFSAAELVARVRALLRRAQPDTPQQLGNGPLTVDLSAAEAQLAGRTLNLTRREFDLLAFLTANAGRVYSRTELLDRVWGADFLGGERTVDQHITQLRAHLGDDPSKPSFLETVRGKGYRMRAWSADPGRTEAPR is encoded by the coding sequence ATGAGCCAAGTCGTTGTCATTGAAGATGAGGGCACGGTGCGCGACGTGCTGCGCTTTCATCTGGAGCGGGCGGGGCTGCGTGTCTCGGCCTACGCGAGTACCCAGGCCGCCGAAGAAGCGGGTGCCCTGGCCGGGGCCGACGCCCTGGTGCTCGACTGGATGCTGCCGGGAGAGAGCGGCCTGGGGTTTTTGCGCCGCCTGCGCACCGACAGCGACCTGCGCCGCCTGCCGGTGCTGATGCTCACCGCCCGCGCCGCCGAGGCCGAGCGGGTCGAGGGGCTGGAAACGGGCGCCGACGATTACCTCACCAAGCCCTTTTCGGCGGCTGAACTGGTGGCCCGCGTGCGTGCCCTGCTGCGCCGCGCCCAGCCCGACACGCCCCAGCAACTCGGCAACGGGCCGCTGACGGTGGACCTCTCGGCTGCCGAGGCGCAACTGGCGGGCCGCACACTGAACCTGACGCGGCGGGAATTCGACCTGCTGGCCTTTCTGACCGCCAACGCCGGGCGGGTCTACTCGCGCACCGAACTGCTCGACCGGGTGTGGGGCGCCGACTTTCTGGGTGGCGAGCGTACGGTGGACCAGCACATCACCCAGTTGCGGGCACACCTGGGCGACGACCCCAGCAAGCCGAGCTTTCTGGAAACGGTGCGCGGCAAGGGCTACCGCATGCGGGCCTGGAGCGCCGACCCGGGCCGTACTGAGGCGCCGCGATGA
- a CDS encoding sensor histidine kinase, which yields MTVSGLPEGTPLPPTPSQDSWIDALPQAVLLTEGGQVTRVNAAAVRLWGVPQDRAVGRPVLEVVRRHTLETLLERGGELELEVGGRTLRCTGTRTGGHAALIVEDVTDHRRREAELREATAVLSHEFRTPVAALRGVLEALEYDMPQDLAQNFVRQGLQETERLARLVEDLAVGFRPTRARTLPLAEAFARAERLLAGEVTAKQVELVFGQDHLVRADPDKLLQVLLNLIENALKYGPAGQSIEVATAARGTWVEVSVLDRGQPIPDSESLFRAHTRGKDAGGQGSGMGLYIVRSIVQGWGGQAWAERQEERNAFCFTLPGVGGLG from the coding sequence ATGACCGTTTCGGGCCTTCCCGAGGGCACGCCGCTGCCCCCCACGCCGAGCCAGGACAGCTGGATCGACGCGCTGCCCCAGGCGGTGCTGCTGACCGAGGGCGGTCAGGTCACGCGCGTCAACGCGGCGGCGGTGCGGCTGTGGGGCGTGCCCCAGGACCGTGCGGTGGGTCGCCCGGTGCTGGAAGTCGTGCGGCGCCACACCCTGGAGACGCTGCTGGAGCGCGGGGGCGAACTCGAACTCGAAGTGGGGGGGCGCACCCTGCGCTGCACCGGCACCCGCACGGGAGGGCATGCCGCCCTGATCGTGGAGGACGTGACCGACCACCGCCGCCGCGAGGCCGAACTGCGCGAGGCGACGGCGGTGCTCTCGCACGAGTTCCGCACCCCGGTGGCGGCCCTGCGCGGCGTGCTCGAAGCGCTGGAATACGACATGCCCCAGGACCTCGCGCAGAACTTCGTGCGCCAGGGTTTGCAGGAAACCGAGCGGCTGGCGCGGCTGGTCGAGGACCTCGCCGTGGGGTTTCGGCCCACCCGCGCCCGCACGCTGCCGCTGGCCGAGGCCTTTGCCCGCGCCGAACGGCTGCTCGCGGGCGAGGTGACGGCCAAGCAGGTCGAACTCGTCTTCGGGCAGGACCATCTGGTGCGGGCCGACCCCGACAAGCTGCTGCAGGTGCTGCTCAACCTGATTGAAAATGCCCTGAAGTACGGCCCCGCCGGGCAGAGCATCGAGGTGGCGACGGCGGCACGCGGCACCTGGGTCGAGGTGAGCGTGCTGGACCGGGGCCAGCCCATTCCCGACAGCGAGAGCCTGTTTCGTGCCCACACCCGGGGCAAGGACGCGGGCGGTCAGGGCAGCGGCATGGGGCTGTACATCGTCCGCAGCATCGTGCAGGGGTGGGGTGGGCAGGCGTGGGCCGAACGTCAGGAGGAACGCAACGCCTTTTGCTTCACGCTGCCGGGCGTGGGCGGACTGGGCTAA
- a CDS encoding ISAs1 family transposase: MTDEQLKLAVSLFAQLPDERKHRGLNHSLVTIVVMALCAVMSGADTFPEIQAFAESKRDWLRRFLDFRRVPDHETFRRVFARLDPVAFQSSALDWIKQAIGGQLEGDIVAIDGKRLRGTSEHEVQGVHMVNVWSARHRLCLAAQPVAGKQNEISILPSLIDTLALLEVSGCIVTIDAMGTQRAVAEKLVALHAQYLLALKGNQGYLFEDVQEMFSDALRRQISETELHGASTWEDRRRSEKRTSWVLPAHPDLDDYHWPGLRSVVMVESTRTVRGKTATEQRFFLTSLPACSVTALYAVRTHWEIENSLHWVLDVAFAEDDSTTRTDHGPQNLATLRRWALNLMRREGSVGAVNKNRKRAGWDDEFRERLLQQLLPLPT, encoded by the coding sequence ATGACCGATGAGCAGTTGAAGTTAGCTGTGAGCCTCTTCGCCCAGCTTCCAGATGAGCGTAAACACCGTGGGCTGAACCATAGCCTCGTGACTATCGTGGTCATGGCGCTGTGTGCAGTGATGAGCGGGGCAGACACCTTTCCAGAGATTCAGGCATTCGCGGAGTCCAAGCGGGACTGGTTGAGACGCTTCCTCGACTTCCGGCGTGTTCCTGACCACGAAACGTTCCGTCGTGTCTTTGCTCGTCTTGATCCCGTGGCTTTCCAGTCCAGCGCGCTGGACTGGATCAAGCAAGCGATTGGCGGACAACTCGAAGGGGATATCGTTGCCATTGACGGAAAAAGACTGCGCGGCACATCTGAGCACGAGGTTCAGGGCGTTCATATGGTCAATGTTTGGTCTGCGAGGCACCGCTTGTGCCTCGCTGCTCAGCCAGTTGCAGGAAAGCAAAATGAGATTTCCATCTTGCCCTCTCTGATCGACACCTTGGCACTTCTTGAGGTTTCTGGATGCATTGTCACGATTGACGCCATGGGAACCCAGCGCGCCGTTGCTGAGAAGCTGGTTGCTCTCCATGCCCAGTATCTCCTGGCGCTCAAAGGGAATCAGGGCTACCTGTTTGAAGACGTTCAGGAGATGTTCTCAGATGCACTGAGACGTCAAATTTCAGAAACAGAATTGCACGGAGCCAGCACCTGGGAAGACCGACGGCGCTCAGAGAAACGAACGAGTTGGGTTCTCCCCGCTCATCCTGATCTTGACGACTACCACTGGCCTGGATTGCGCAGCGTGGTTATGGTCGAAAGCACACGAACAGTACGCGGAAAAACTGCGACAGAGCAGAGATTTTTCCTCACCTCGTTACCTGCCTGCTCAGTGACCGCGTTGTACGCGGTCAGGACACATTGGGAAATTGAAAATTCACTCCACTGGGTTTTGGACGTTGCTTTTGCGGAAGATGACAGTACAACCCGGACTGACCACGGCCCCCAGAATCTGGCGACTTTGCGAAGATGGGCCTTGAACCTGATGCGTCGTGAAGGGTCAGTGGGTGCCGTCAATAAGAACCGTAAGCGGGCAGGCTGGGATGACGAATTTCGAGAACGCCTCTTACAGCAGCTTCTTCCCCTACCGACGTGA
- a CDS encoding transposase has translation MRTSQLLEYFSLPDLFTLAYVLVDDHLQLLSAMGSYQLPMARNRQATPSELITIALVGDLLGQKNSETWFALVRQLYADLFPHLPERSRYHRHLLAARHLIASFGLSLSPKDADILIIDSKPLPIAQGARMKRPRQQSEAKIGPGSMGWVMGYKLHGVVDTQGYFTKFAIVAANESEQGVARELLSEYERSRTLGDKGYVGSGVYAKSRENAKTPVAWQVQLTSGGNNRQAL, from the coding sequence ATGCGAACCAGCCAGCTTCTGGAATATTTTAGCCTGCCCGACCTCTTCACACTGGCCTACGTCCTTGTCGACGACCATCTCCAACTGCTCAGCGCCATGGGAAGCTACCAGCTTCCCATGGCCCGCAACCGTCAGGCCACTCCTTCTGAACTGATCACTATCGCCCTCGTGGGCGACCTTCTTGGTCAGAAGAACAGCGAGACCTGGTTCGCCCTCGTTCGTCAGCTTTACGCCGACCTCTTCCCACACCTCCCCGAACGCAGTCGCTACCACCGCCATTTACTCGCAGCCAGGCATCTCATCGCATCTTTCGGGCTGTCCCTCAGCCCGAAAGATGCAGACATCCTCATTATCGACAGTAAACCCCTCCCCATTGCTCAGGGTGCCCGAATGAAGCGGCCCAGACAGCAGTCAGAAGCAAAAATAGGCCCAGGGAGTATGGGCTGGGTGATGGGCTACAAGCTTCACGGCGTCGTCGACACGCAGGGCTACTTCACGAAGTTTGCCATTGTCGCTGCCAACGAATCCGAGCAGGGCGTGGCCCGTGAGCTGCTCTCTGAATACGAACGCAGCCGCACGCTTGGGGACAAAGGCTACGTCGGGAGTGGCGTGTACGCCAAGTCACGGGAGAACGCGAAGACACCGGTGGCATGGCAGGTGCAACTCACGTCGGGAGGAAATAACCGGCAAGCTCTTTGA
- the phoU gene encoding phosphate signaling complex protein PhoU, with the protein MREALEADLRAVLNGALNMLGTVERMLPVAAEVLLHGQAEQLSEVRALDREVDAQEAQLEAECLRIIALHQPVARDLRLVALILKSLSDVERMGDYVVHVAEDGAELAQAPALKKYVNLARMLERLTEMSQNLRTALADRDVTRAEHTIQMDDEVDELYEQIQRELVTYMLEDPRSISKALMLMRVGRSLERVGDHMENVAERVRYWVTGSRE; encoded by the coding sequence ATGCGTGAAGCACTGGAAGCGGATTTGCGGGCGGTCCTCAACGGCGCCCTGAACATGCTCGGCACTGTCGAGCGGATGCTGCCGGTCGCCGCCGAGGTGCTGCTGCACGGACAGGCCGAGCAGCTGAGCGAGGTGCGGGCGCTCGACCGCGAAGTGGACGCCCAGGAAGCGCAACTGGAGGCCGAGTGCCTGCGCATCATCGCGCTGCATCAGCCGGTGGCCCGCGACCTGCGGCTGGTGGCGCTGATTCTCAAGAGCCTGAGCGATGTCGAGCGCATGGGCGACTACGTGGTGCATGTGGCCGAGGACGGTGCCGAACTCGCGCAGGCCCCGGCGCTGAAAAAGTACGTCAACCTCGCCCGGATGCTCGAGCGCCTGACCGAGATGAGCCAGAACCTCCGCACCGCCCTGGCCGACCGCGACGTGACCCGTGCCGAACACACCATTCAGATGGACGACGAGGTGGACGAACTCTACGAGCAGATTCAGCGCGAGCTGGTCACCTACATGCTCGAAGACCCCCGCAGCATCTCCAAGGCCCTGATGCTGATGCGCGTGGGCCGCAGCCTGGAACGGGTGGGCGACCACATGGAAAACGTGGCCGAGCGCGTGCGCTACTGGGTCACGGGGTCGCGCGAGTAG
- a CDS encoding peroxiredoxin: MNLVGQPAPDFTLPSSTGQDITLSSYRGQQHVVLVFYPLDFSPVCSMQLPEYSGSQDEFTEAGAAVLGINRDSVYTHRAWAAEYGIEVPLLADMRLDVARQYGVAIDERGISSRAVFLIDKGGVVRFQHTEEQTGQYTVRPETVLAKLREL, from the coding sequence ATGAACCTCGTCGGTCAGCCCGCGCCGGACTTCACGCTGCCTTCTTCCACCGGGCAGGACATCACCCTCAGCAGCTACCGGGGCCAGCAACACGTGGTGCTGGTGTTCTACCCGCTGGATTTCAGCCCGGTGTGCTCCATGCAGCTTCCCGAGTACAGCGGCTCGCAGGACGAGTTCACCGAGGCGGGCGCCGCCGTGCTGGGCATCAACCGCGACAGCGTCTACACCCACCGCGCCTGGGCCGCCGAGTACGGTATCGAGGTGCCCCTGCTGGCCGATATGCGGCTGGACGTCGCCCGCCAGTACGGTGTCGCCATCGACGAGCGCGGCATCAGCAGCCGGGCCGTGTTCCTGATCGACAAGGGCGGTGTGGTGCGGTTTCAGCACACCGAGGAACAGACCGGGCAGTACACCGTGCGTCCCGAAACGGTCCTGGCGAAACTGCGCGAACTTTGA
- a CDS encoding DR2241 family protein, translating into MRSLVLIGHGSHHHGDSASAVQQAAERLRGPVGTAPGRVQNCFDEVLEGYWQQEPGLRQVLRTVASSNVTVIPLFLAESYLTETVLPRELGLGHQGPVPPGGVARVLGGRRVRYTRPLGVHPGMADVIAARATEALPTGTDPGGVTLLLLTARPGTGTPEAHARALSERGLFADVKVVTLTEPGATEAGLSEWRAHLAAQVGTEAAVLVPFFAHAGGGWQAQLAQALAGPGLPRLHVSGPVGTHPGVADVLLQLAGEGGQEERGDVDQPHAEAWAALRELAERGGRLGEVLLTPHGGLFELRHMLDEGRAAADLRTFVSPEGLRDFTDRDEAGRHRPVRTWRTLPRGWRAVLGPADLRLGLHLLYPAVVEESYAHAHHNLHCTPWASTARRQTGALAKVQRATPDQVDTVAAQVCAPCLRTRLWAGEVLGQTFFSGVPGGLPCAEACSVLLAAVRDEVGAGTA; encoded by the coding sequence ATGCGTTCCCTGGTTCTGATCGGACACGGTTCCCACCACCACGGCGACTCGGCATCCGCCGTTCAGCAGGCAGCCGAGCGGCTGCGCGGACCTGTGGGCACGGCGCCGGGCCGCGTTCAGAACTGTTTCGACGAGGTTCTCGAGGGCTACTGGCAGCAGGAGCCGGGGCTGCGGCAGGTGCTGCGGACCGTCGCCAGCAGCAACGTGACGGTCATTCCCCTGTTTCTGGCTGAGAGCTACTTGACCGAGACGGTGCTGCCGCGCGAGCTGGGGCTGGGCCACCAGGGGCCGGTCCCCCCCGGCGGTGTGGCCCGCGTGCTGGGAGGGCGGCGGGTTCGCTACACCCGGCCACTGGGCGTTCACCCCGGCATGGCGGACGTGATCGCGGCGCGGGCCACCGAAGCCCTGCCGACCGGAACCGACCCGGGCGGCGTCACCCTGCTGCTGCTCACGGCGCGCCCCGGCACCGGCACGCCCGAGGCCCACGCCCGGGCGCTGAGCGAGCGCGGCCTGTTCGCCGACGTGAAGGTCGTCACGCTCACGGAACCGGGCGCCACCGAAGCGGGCCTGAGCGAGTGGCGAGCACACCTCGCCGCGCAGGTCGGGACAGAGGCAGCGGTGCTGGTGCCCTTTTTTGCCCACGCGGGCGGAGGCTGGCAGGCGCAGCTCGCTCAGGCGCTGGCGGGTCCGGGCCTTCCCCGCCTGCACGTCAGCGGGCCGGTGGGCACCCATCCCGGCGTGGCGGACGTGCTGCTGCAACTCGCCGGGGAGGGCGGCCAGGAAGAACGCGGCGACGTGGACCAGCCGCACGCCGAGGCCTGGGCCGCGCTGCGGGAACTGGCCGAGCGGGGCGGGCGCCTCGGGGAAGTGCTGCTGACCCCGCACGGCGGGCTGTTCGAGCTGCGTCACATGCTCGACGAGGGCCGCGCCGCCGCCGACCTGCGCACCTTCGTCTCGCCCGAGGGCCTGCGCGACTTTACGGACCGCGACGAGGCCGGGCGGCACCGTCCCGTGCGGACCTGGCGCACCCTGCCGCGCGGCTGGCGGGCGGTGCTCGGGCCAGCGGACCTGCGGCTGGGGCTGCACCTGCTCTATCCAGCCGTGGTGGAAGAAAGCTACGCCCACGCGCACCACAACCTGCACTGCACCCCCTGGGCGTCCACGGCGCGGCGCCAGACCGGGGCGCTCGCCAAGGTGCAGCGGGCAACCCCCGATCAGGTGGACACGGTCGCCGCGCAGGTGTGCGCCCCCTGCCTGCGCACGCGGCTGTGGGCCGGTGAGGTGCTCGGGCAAACCTTTTTCAGCGGCGTGCCGGGTGGCCTGCCCTGCGCCGAAGCGTGCAGCGTGCTGCTGGCCGCCGTGCGCGACGAGGTGGGGGCGGGTACCGCCTGA
- a CDS encoding M20/M25/M40 family metallo-hydrolase, whose translation MPLSYLTRIAQTPAPTFQEEARAELMARLWSELGYVTERDEVGNVLTRITPPGTEGRPALLLAAHLDTVFGPQTDVTVRDEGQRLRGPGVGDNSASLAVVTAMLRDFRTSPAPLRRPLWVAANVGEEGLGDLRGAKHLIAAHRPHLGAFVAVDGYLGVAVTQAVGVRRYRAQFVGPGGHSWGDQAPSALHALGLAISGLYALHLPAQPRTTLNVGTAAGGNSVNSIAGQAELLLDLRSLGADELAALDERAQNVLHRAAREAGVSLRLERVGDRPGGDLHTGALLGMAHTAAREVRVDLRLAASSTDANAAAPHALPALAFGVYRGGNAHREDEWVEKRSLAPGLTALKRLVSLYQGAPLA comes from the coding sequence ATGCCTCTGTCGTACCTCACGCGCATCGCGCAGACGCCCGCGCCCACCTTTCAGGAGGAGGCGCGGGCCGAGCTGATGGCCCGCCTCTGGTCCGAACTGGGCTACGTGACCGAGCGCGACGAGGTCGGCAACGTGCTGACCCGCATCACGCCCCCCGGCACCGAGGGGCGGCCCGCCCTGCTGCTCGCCGCGCACCTCGACACCGTGTTCGGCCCGCAGACCGACGTGACGGTGCGCGACGAAGGCCAGCGGCTGCGCGGTCCCGGCGTGGGCGACAACAGTGCCAGTCTGGCGGTGGTGACGGCGATGCTGCGCGACTTCCGGACCAGCCCGGCCCCGCTGCGGCGCCCGCTGTGGGTGGCCGCCAACGTGGGCGAGGAGGGCCTGGGCGACCTGCGCGGGGCCAAGCACCTCATCGCCGCGCACCGCCCGCACCTCGGGGCGTTCGTCGCGGTAGACGGGTATCTGGGGGTGGCCGTGACGCAGGCGGTCGGCGTGAGGCGCTACCGGGCGCAGTTCGTGGGACCGGGCGGGCACTCGTGGGGGGACCAGGCCCCGAGTGCCTTGCACGCACTGGGGCTGGCCATCAGCGGGCTGTACGCCCTGCACCTGCCCGCGCAGCCACGCACCACCCTCAACGTGGGCACGGCGGCGGGCGGCAACAGCGTGAACTCGATTGCGGGGCAGGCCGAATTGCTGCTCGACCTGCGTTCGCTGGGGGCGGACGAACTCGCTGCCCTCGACGAGCGGGCGCAGAACGTGCTGCACCGCGCTGCGCGGGAAGCGGGCGTGTCTCTGAGGCTGGAAAGGGTAGGCGACCGGCCCGGCGGCGACCTGCACACCGGGGCGCTGCTCGGCATGGCGCACACCGCCGCCCGCGAAGTCCGGGTGGACCTGCGCCTCGCCGCCAGCAGCACCGACGCCAACGCTGCCGCGCCCCATGCCTTGCCCGCGCTGGCCTTCGGTGTCTACCGGGGCGGCAACGCCCACCGCGAGGACGAATGGGTGGAAAAGCGCAGCCTGGCGCCGGGCCTGACCGCCCTCAAGCGGCTGGTGTCGCTGTACCAGGGGGCGCCGCTGGCCTGA
- a CDS encoding IMPACT family protein produces the protein MTELPPPFTTLAAAHRHDAVIENSEFLAFAERADTPEAALAQLATLRTRYPDATHHCWAYRIGPAYRFGDDGEPGGTAGAPILRAIEGQGVDHVMVVVVRYYGGVKLGTGGLVRAYGGTAAECLRTAPRLEVRPRQALQVSVPFEHLSGLYHLLGQWDTQRGEETYTATGVTLPVKVYPEDVDGFGAALRDATRGSAVVDSEP, from the coding sequence ATGACTGAGCTGCCCCCACCCTTTACCACCCTCGCCGCCGCGCACCGCCATGACGCGGTGATTGAGAATTCCGAATTCCTGGCCTTCGCGGAGCGGGCCGATACGCCCGAGGCCGCGCTCGCGCAGCTCGCCACCCTGCGGACCCGTTACCCCGACGCCACGCACCACTGCTGGGCCTACCGCATCGGTCCTGCCTACCGCTTCGGCGACGACGGCGAACCGGGCGGCACAGCGGGCGCGCCCATCCTGCGGGCCATCGAGGGGCAGGGCGTGGACCACGTGATGGTCGTGGTCGTGCGCTACTACGGCGGCGTCAAGCTCGGGACCGGCGGGCTGGTGCGGGCCTACGGCGGCACGGCGGCGGAGTGCCTGCGCACCGCGCCCCGGCTGGAGGTCCGGCCCCGTCAGGCGTTGCAGGTCAGCGTGCCGTTCGAGCACCTCAGCGGTCTGTACCACCTGCTGGGGCAGTGGGACACGCAGCGCGGCGAGGAAACGTACACGGCCACGGGCGTGACCCTGCCGGTGAAGGTCTACCCCGAAGATGTGGACGGCTTCGGGGCCGCCCTGCGCGACGCGACGCGGGGCAGCGCGGTGGTGGACTCAGAGCCATAG
- a CDS encoding NUDIX domain-containing protein — protein sequence MRADPVRDNAPMPAPLTPHPNWPSLREDAPSPGEPSPWKTLSTRQLVGGVRTVYEDRVEVRPGVEATYQYRPRGPRAVFVLPVTAAGEAVLIRQYRYPLRATITEIVAGGVEGDEDLGAAAARELREEVGGTAAEWVALPGFYPQPSISGVVFYPLLALGVTLGEARPEATETIERVVVPLAEAYRRLEAGEIQDGPSSLTLWQARGELTRRGWL from the coding sequence ATGAGAGCTGACCCCGTGCGCGACAATGCGCCCATGCCTGCCCCCCTGACCCCGCATCCCAACTGGCCCAGCCTGCGCGAGGACGCCCCGTCCCCCGGCGAACCGTCGCCCTGGAAAACCCTGTCCACCCGGCAACTCGTGGGGGGTGTGCGCACCGTGTACGAGGACCGGGTGGAGGTGCGCCCCGGCGTGGAGGCGACCTACCAGTACCGGCCACGCGGCCCCCGCGCCGTGTTCGTGTTGCCGGTGACGGCGGCGGGCGAGGCGGTCCTGATTCGCCAGTACCGCTACCCGCTGCGGGCGACCATCACCGAAATCGTGGCGGGCGGGGTGGAGGGGGACGAAGACCTCGGCGCGGCGGCGGCGCGTGAGCTGCGCGAGGAGGTCGGCGGAACGGCGGCGGAGTGGGTGGCGCTGCCCGGCTTCTACCCGCAGCCGAGCATCAGTGGGGTGGTGTTTTATCCGCTGCTGGCCCTCGGCGTGACGCTGGGCGAGGCCCGACCCGAAGCCACCGAGACCATCGAGCGCGTGGTGGTGCCGCTTGCTGAAGCGTACCGCAGGCTGGAAGCAGGCGAGATTCAGGACGGGCCGAGTTCGCTCACCCTTTGGCAGGCGCGCGGCGAACTGACGCGGCGCGGGTGGCTGTGA
- a CDS encoding HpcH/HpaI aldolase/citrate lyase family protein — protein MKPLRSMLYVPGDKPRAIEKARTLGADAVILDLEDAVAPEHKEAARANVQAALRTPWPCPVLVRVNGLGSPWEHADREMALLAGVDGLVLPKVETESSVTELHLRVPLWAMIETPRGVLQAPAIAAAPGVAGLLVGTNDLARALRTRPHPERLPLLHALSATVLAARAAGKVPIDAVYNDVRDPEGFVRECEQGRTLGFAGKTVIHPDQVAAANAAFGVSDEQAQAARDLLSAWDAARREGRSVATHRGALVEQMHVDEAHEQLALWEAGRRTANDTDSA, from the coding sequence ATGAAGCCGCTGCGCTCCATGCTGTATGTCCCCGGCGACAAGCCCCGCGCCATCGAAAAGGCCCGCACCCTCGGCGCCGACGCGGTGATTCTGGACCTGGAGGACGCGGTGGCCCCCGAACACAAGGAAGCGGCGCGGGCAAACGTGCAGGCTGCCCTGCGAACGCCGTGGCCCTGCCCGGTGCTGGTGCGGGTCAACGGGCTGGGAAGCCCCTGGGAACACGCCGACCGCGAAATGGCGCTGCTGGCCGGGGTGGACGGGCTGGTGCTGCCCAAAGTCGAGACCGAGAGCAGCGTGACCGAACTGCACCTGCGCGTGCCGCTGTGGGCGATGATCGAAACGCCGCGCGGGGTGCTTCAGGCCCCGGCGATTGCGGCGGCGCCCGGCGTGGCGGGTCTGCTCGTCGGCACCAACGACCTCGCCCGCGCCCTGCGCACCCGGCCCCACCCCGAGCGGCTGCCGCTGCTGCACGCCCTGTCGGCCACCGTGCTGGCGGCGCGGGCGGCGGGAAAAGTGCCGATAGACGCCGTGTACAACGACGTGCGCGACCCCGAAGGCTTCGTCCGCGAGTGCGAGCAGGGGCGCACGCTGGGCTTTGCGGGCAAGACGGTCATTCACCCCGACCAGGTGGCGGCGGCGAACGCGGCGTTCGGCGTTTCCGACGAGCAGGCGCAGGCGGCCCGCGACCTGCTCTCGGCCTGGGACGCGGCGCGGCGGGAAGGCAGGAGTGTGGCGACGCACCGGGGCGCCCTGGTCGAGCAGATGCACGTGGACGAGGCGCACGAGCAGCTCGCGCTGTGGGAAGCGGGCCGCCGGACAGCCAATGATACGGATTCTGCTTAA
- a CDS encoding VOC family protein produces MQALETCLYAGDLGAAEAFYSGVLGLTLHSKVEGRHLFYRLDGSMLLIFNPEASAKPGDVPAHQGKPGGHACLAIPREQTDEWEARLRGHGLDVTRYAWGNRGESLYFDDPAGNVLELAPASIWGL; encoded by the coding sequence ATGCAAGCCCTCGAAACCTGCCTGTACGCTGGCGACCTGGGCGCCGCCGAAGCCTTCTATTCCGGCGTGCTGGGCCTGACGCTGCACAGCAAAGTCGAGGGGCGGCACCTCTTTTACCGGCTGGACGGCTCAATGCTGCTGATTTTCAACCCCGAGGCGAGCGCCAAACCTGGTGACGTGCCCGCGCATCAGGGCAAACCCGGCGGGCACGCCTGCCTCGCCATTCCCCGCGAGCAGACCGACGAGTGGGAAGCGCGGCTGCGCGGGCACGGTCTGGACGTGACCCGCTACGCCTGGGGCAACCGGGGCGAGAGCCTGTACTTCGACGACCCAGCGGGCAACGTGCTGGAACTTGCCCCGGCGAGCATCTGGGGGCTGTAG